From a region of the Panicum virgatum strain AP13 chromosome 2K, P.virgatum_v5, whole genome shotgun sequence genome:
- the LOC120674713 gene encoding secreted acidic protein 2-like — MRKGKKPRTEEELGSDDTTPEPSGGEDIGDDDDDDDDDDDDDDDDDGDGDGDDDDDDGDGNDGNESGGYRISPTIRFTGEEDFTHTTQDTDHGAPTSQRQTTSTSRHGRQAPLAYDEDSSNSASSGQYYNPYSTSPPAGGFLWPPPGVVNPPLPQAVAALPYLDYHGYLPYGAPQLQHHPPTYVYLPPTDEPYEGPPGERFED, encoded by the coding sequence ATGAGAAAAGGGAAGAAACCACGCACTGAGGAGGAGTTAGGTAGTGACGATACCACACCTGAGCCTAGTGGTGGTGAGGAcattggtgatgatgatgatgatgatgatgatgatgatgatgatgatgatgatgatgatggtgatggtgatggtgatgatgatgatgatgatggtgatggcaaTGATGGCAACGAAAGTGGTGGTTATCGTATATCTCCTACTATAAGGTTCACTGGGGAGGAGGACTTCACCCATACAACACAAGATACAGATCATGGAGCACCTACTTCACAACGACAAACAACATCGACAAGTCGACATGGTCGACAGGCCCCACTTGCATATGATGAAGATAGCTCCAACTCTGCCTCCAGTGGTCAGTACTACAACCCTTACAGTACTTCTCCCCCTGCAGGGGGCTTTCTGTGGCCACCACCAGGGGTGGTGAACCCGCCACTTCCGCAGGCAGTTGCAGCATTGCCTTATTTGGATTATCACGGCTACCTACCATATGGAGCTCCACAGTTGCAACATCACCCACCTACGTACGTGTATTTGCCACCAACAGACGAGCCGTATGAGGGACCACCGGGAGAGAGATTTGAGGACTGA
- the LOC120695261 gene encoding uncharacterized protein LOC120695261 yields MPLHLAMLLDQKDGADVTFNVGGEIIVAHKIILAARSPVFQALFYGQMSETRMGHVTIEDMQPVIFKALLRFIYTGSLHGMGDDPDGDVNRDMLWHLLAAADRYAIDRLKLICQSILSKNLHVETVATTLALADQHNCDKLKEICIEFITTDNMNDVVATKVHNFGGISAKFRTMPDIVWEHGQKIRGGFKCKYCREEKSGGGATRFKEHLAHRGKDVKDCPSVPAEVKAFFSEQLDRNKARAKARAREKLLRDQSARGPHIDLEKEEGQGLDEDAELQAALHQSRQEYEFMQQAGPRYDRGGGSGCSSRPDRGSGGVGAGGGVGGSGGPLPSMFRRSQSQVPERVRDYHLGLSSGPRQQRIDTGPWTVKGRTSRELLGRAWAKACHAVGIPGRKVDDPYFKAAIVETQKQGVGIKIPSGREIDGKYLDENVKEIGKEIEKWKNEWDECGVTIMCDSWTGPMRNSVINFLVYSGGTMYFLKSINASDKIQDHQYLLKEIRAVVMKVEPHNVIQLVTDNGSNYKKACKIICHEFPTIAWQPCLAHTINLMLKDIGKWPEHDACIRSAQRICSWLYNSNSLHSMMREAIGGELVKWNVTRFGTNYMFLESMYRKKDQFMTWLVSPEFRRSRHFKSETGRYIYECITSLQWWANMEYVINDVEPLYMFLRFADTDKTPNLSEVTMEYQNMRQTYASKFSSDYPRFEKIMAVIDARMNTVMSSAIQNWMKLLRCSLT; encoded by the exons ATGCCGCTGCACTTGGCCATGTTGTTAGATCAAAAGGATGGAGCAGATGTCACGTTCAATGTTGGAGGGGAGATCATTGTAGCGCACAAGATCATTCTTGCGGCGCGATCACCCGTGTTCCAGGCACTGTTTTATGGGCAAATGAGTGAGACGAGGATGGGTCATGTAACCATTGAAGACATGCAGCCAGTTATTTTCAAGGCCCTCCTGCGTTTCATCTATACTGGCTCGCTGCATGGCATGGGCGATGATCCTGATGGGGATGTTAACAGGGATATGCTCTGGCATTTACTTGCCGCTGCTGATAGATATGCCATTGATAGGCTAAAGTTGATATGTCAGAGCATCCTAAGCAAGAATCTTCACGTGGAGACCGTGGCAACTACATTAGCTTTAGCTGATCAGCATAACTGTGACAAGCTTAAGGAGATTTGCATTGAATTCATCACGACGGATAACATGAATGATGTGGTGGCAACCAAGGTTCACAATTTCGGcggaatttcggcgaaattccg GACAATGCCGGACATAGTGTGGGAGCATGGCCAAAAGATCAGGGGTGGTTTCAAATGCAAGTATTGCAGGGAGGAGAAGAGTGGGGGAGGAGCAACAAGGTTCAAAGAGCATTTGGCACATAGGGGGAAAGATGTGAAGGACTGCCCTTCGGTTCCAGCCGAAGTTAAGGCCTTCTTTAGTGAGCAGTTGGACAGGAACAAGGCTAGAGCTAAAGCAAGGGCCCGAGAAAAGCTGCTGAGGGACCAATCTGCAAGGGGGCCGCACATTGATCTAGAGAAAGAGGAAGGCCAGGGGCTCGACGAGGATGCAGAACTACAAGCGGCCTTACACCAGTCCCGCCAAGAGTATGAATTTATGCAGCAAGCTGGGCCACGATATGATAGGGGTGGCGGATCGGGATGTAGTAGTCGTCCTGATCGAGGGAGTGGTGGTGTAGGAGCAGGTGGTGGTGTTGGAGGCAGTGGTGGACCGCTGCCTTCGATGTTCAGAAGGAGCCAGTCACAAGTCCCCGAGAGGGTTAGGGACTACCATCTAGGGTTGAGCAGTGGTCCACGTCAGCAAAGGATTGATACCGGCCCATGGACTGTCAAGGGGAGGACATCAAGAGAGCTTCTAGGGAGGGCATGGGCGAAGGCGTGCCATGCTGTCGGTATTCCCGGCCGGAAAGTCGATGACCCATACTTTAAAGCTGCGATCGTGGAGACCCAGAAACAAG GTGTTGGAATCAAAATACCATCAGGGAGGGAGATagatggaaaatatttggatgAGAATGTGAAGGAGATAGGGAAAGAGATAGAGAAGTGGAAGAACGAGTGGGATGAATGTGGAGTCACGATCATGTGTGATTCGTGGACGGGGCCTATGCGTAACTCGGTCATTAATTTCTTGGTGTATAGCGGTGGCACCATGTATTTCTTGAAGTCCATCAATGCGTCCGACAAAATACAGGACCATCAATACTTGTTGAAG GAGATACGAGCAGTGGTCATGAAAGTGGAGCCTCACAATGTGATTCAGCTTGTCACGGATAATGGTTCGAACTACAAAAAAGCCTGCAAAATTATCTGTCATGAGTTCCCTACcattgcatggcagccttgcctTGCCCATACCATCAACCTTATGCTGAAGGACATAGGGAAGTGGCCGGAGCATGATGCTTGTATTCGAAGCGCGCAACGAATTTGCAGCTGGCTCTACAACTCCAACAGTTTACACAGCATGATGAGGGAAGCCATCGGTGGagagttggtcaagtggaatgtaACAAGATTTGGgaccaactacatgttccttGAAAGCATGTATAGGAAGAAGGACCAGTTCATGACATGGTTAGTGTCACCTGAGTTCCGACGGTCCCGCCACTTCAAAAGTGAAACTGGAAGGTACATTTACGAATGCATCACAAGTCTTCAATGGTGGGCGAATATGGAGTATGTGATCAATGATGTTGAGCCTCTGTACATGTTTTTGAGATTTGCTGACACAGACAAGACACCTAATTTGAGTGAGGTGACAATGGAGTATCAAAACATGAGGCAAACATATGCCAGCAAGTTCAGCAGTGACTACCCCCGGTTTGAAAAGATCATGGCTGTGATAGATGCAAGGATGAACACAGTGATGTCATCAGCAATTCAAAATTGGATGAAGcttttaag ATGTTCACTGACATAG